A single window of Synechococcus sp. C9 DNA harbors:
- a CDS encoding type II toxin-antitoxin system HicA family toxin, with amino-acid sequence MKSILGKQFAKILERKGWQLVRVQGSHHIYTKPGESIRISVPIHGNKDLKIGLLRHFMKQAKLSESDLE; translated from the coding sequence GTGAAGTCCATTTTAGGTAAGCAGTTTGCCAAAATTTTGGAACGTAAAGGATGGCAATTGGTTCGAGTGCAGGGTAGCCATCACATTTATACTAAACCTGGTGAATCAATCCGCATTTCTGTCCCGATCCACGGCAATAAAGACCTCAAAATTGGACTACTCCGCCACTTTATGAAACAAGCTAAGCTATCAGAATCTGATCTCGAATAA
- a CDS encoding DUF1156 domain-containing protein: MPQRKKLIEVALPLEAINMESAREKSIRHGHPSTLHLWWARRPLAACRAVLWASLVDDPSSWADKFPTEEEQAKERQRLFDILGRVVIETDKKGSKKQVVRGLVSWDDINDPNSGVLEAAQREIARCLAWERGEEPPTEPEAVRRYIAQYAPPVYDPFAGGGSIPLEAQRLGLEAHASDLNPVAVLINKALIEIPPKFRDQPPVNPIDCPHPPAPSPTGRGGVVDLKRWYGAQGLAADVRYYGAWMRDEAFKQIGHLYPKVALTPQPPLPRGDVSLTPQPPLPQGEGELEKWEVPPAIQKKMQEVARQLRRESTRSEAILWEVLRNRKLEGRKFRRQHPIGTFVVDFFCKEEALIVEVDGPIHEHQKDLDRQRQELLESLGLRFVRLSSHLVETNLPLALEQIRAAFLPSPSGRGAGGEGKATVIAWLWARTVKCPNPACGCQMPLVRSFQLSTKKGKEAWVELAIERTDAPLSMGQSIPHPPAPSPQGRGGKNSEPSPSGRGQGEGPTIRFVVKSGQGKAPEGTVGRKGAKCIACGTPVALDHVRQEGRAGRMGAQLMAIVAEGQNGRIYLSPTAEHEAIAKSAQPTWKPDTELSTHSQYMAAPRYGMTKHADLFTPRQLVALTTFSDLVAEAREQVIKDAIAAGLTDDDVPLAEGGTGARAYGEAISVYLAFLVDQLANHQSSVCRWEPGNQQMHSVFARQAIPMVWDFAESNAFCESSGSFHNLFTRLLKGLSSIPSDLNYAQVTQHDATAPHPHDTIPKLISTDPPYYDAVPYADLSDFFYVWLRRSLGSIYPTIFNTVLVPKAQEMVADHFRHGSKDKAKEFFESSLIKVFDRVNHINHPDYPVTVYYALKQTESGSDDDEVDDLDAVDLPNKNAKDNSQRASTGWETILQGLIQSNFSIDGTWPLRTELSNRMRGQKSNALASSIVLVCRPRPADAPKASRSQFLKELKQELPQALKLLQQGSIAPVDLAQASIGPGMAVYSRYAAVLENDGSPLTVRTALQLINQYLDEYLTEQEGEFDSITRWALTWFEQYQFEAGLYGDAETLSKAKNVSVQSMVEAGILEAKAGKVRLLRREEIEERKDKSSLLAPPDWLITQTLIHALDQKGEVGAAELLANLNDRGAIARDLAYRLYSLCDKKGWTQEAIGYNSLVISWSEISRLALEMNQRNVQTALF; the protein is encoded by the coding sequence ATGCCCCAACGCAAAAAGCTGATTGAAGTTGCCCTGCCCCTAGAAGCAATCAATATGGAGTCGGCACGGGAAAAGTCTATCCGTCATGGGCATCCCTCTACCCTGCACTTGTGGTGGGCACGCAGACCTTTGGCGGCTTGTCGGGCGGTATTGTGGGCTTCCCTGGTGGATGATCCTTCTAGTTGGGCTGATAAGTTCCCGACGGAAGAAGAACAAGCGAAAGAAAGACAACGGTTATTCGATATTTTGGGGCGAGTGGTCATTGAGACTGATAAGAAAGGTAGTAAGAAGCAAGTCGTGCGGGGGTTGGTGTCTTGGGATGACATCAACGACCCAAATTCGGGGGTGTTAGAGGCGGCACAGCGGGAAATTGCCCGATGTTTGGCATGGGAACGGGGGGAAGAACCACCGACGGAACCAGAGGCGGTCAGGCGCTACATTGCCCAGTATGCTCCTCCTGTCTATGACCCGTTTGCAGGTGGGGGTTCAATTCCCTTGGAAGCTCAGCGGTTGGGATTAGAAGCTCATGCCAGCGATTTGAATCCTGTAGCGGTACTAATCAATAAGGCGTTGATTGAAATCCCGCCGAAGTTTAGGGATCAGCCACCAGTGAACCCGATTGATTGCCCTCACCCCCCAGCCCCCTCTCCCACAGGGCGAGGGGGAGTAGTTGATTTGAAGCGGTGGTATGGGGCGCAGGGATTAGCGGCGGATGTACGTTACTACGGAGCATGGATGCGGGATGAGGCTTTTAAGCAGATTGGGCATCTGTATCCGAAGGTTGCCCTCACCCCCCAACCCCCTCTCCCCAGGGGCGATGTTTCCCTCACCCCCCAGCCCCCTCTCCCACAGGGCGAGGGGGAGTTGGAGAAGTGGGAAGTTCCTCCAGCAATTCAGAAGAAAATGCAGGAGGTAGCTCGACAACTGCGGCGGGAATCTACACGTTCTGAGGCGATTTTGTGGGAAGTGTTGCGTAACCGTAAGTTGGAGGGGCGTAAGTTTCGGCGGCAACACCCGATCGGCACATTTGTGGTTGATTTTTTCTGCAAGGAAGAGGCTTTGATTGTAGAAGTTGATGGGCCAATCCACGAGCATCAAAAAGATTTGGATCGCCAACGGCAGGAACTGTTGGAAAGTCTAGGATTGCGGTTTGTGCGTCTCAGTAGCCATCTTGTGGAAACTAATCTTCCCCTAGCATTGGAGCAAATCCGCGCCGCCTTTCTCCCCTCGCCCTCTGGGAGAGGGGCCGGGGGTGAGGGAAAAGCAACGGTCATTGCTTGGCTGTGGGCAAGAACGGTGAAGTGTCCTAACCCTGCTTGCGGTTGTCAGATGCCGTTGGTTCGATCGTTTCAACTTTCGACCAAGAAGGGCAAAGAGGCTTGGGTAGAGCTGGCGATCGAGCGGACGGATGCCCCTCTCTCCATGGGACAGAGTATCCCTCACCCCCCAGCCCCCTCTCCCCAAGGGCGAGGGGGAAAAAACTCAGAACCCTCTCCCTCTGGGAGAGGGCAGGGTGAGGGCCCAACCATCCGGTTTGTGGTGAAGTCGGGTCAAGGCAAAGCCCCCGAAGGCACAGTGGGTCGCAAAGGGGCAAAATGTATCGCCTGTGGAACTCCTGTAGCTTTGGATCATGTGCGCCAAGAAGGTAGAGCAGGACGCATGGGCGCGCAGTTGATGGCGATCGTGGCTGAGGGACAAAACGGCAGAATTTATCTCTCTCCCACCGCAGAGCATGAAGCTATTGCCAAATCTGCTCAACCAACCTGGAAACCGGATACAGAGTTATCTACTCATTCGCAATACATGGCGGCTCCCCGCTACGGCATGACCAAACACGCCGATCTATTCACCCCTCGACAACTGGTAGCCCTTACAACCTTCAGCGATTTGGTAGCAGAGGCACGGGAACAAGTCATCAAAGATGCGATCGCCGCAGGACTCACTGATGATGATGTGCCCTTGGCTGAGGGTGGAACAGGAGCTAGGGCTTATGGAGAGGCGATTAGCGTTTATTTGGCGTTTCTAGTTGATCAGCTGGCTAATCACCAATCAAGTGTATGCCGATGGGAACCGGGAAATCAGCAAATGCATAGTGTTTTTGCACGCCAAGCTATCCCAATGGTTTGGGATTTTGCAGAAAGTAACGCTTTTTGTGAGTCATCTGGAAGCTTCCATAATTTGTTTACTAGACTGCTAAAAGGTTTGTCATCTATTCCTTCAGATTTAAACTATGCACAAGTCACCCAACACGACGCAACGGCTCCTCACCCCCACGACACCATCCCCAAGCTCATCTCCACCGATCCCCCTTATTATGACGCAGTTCCCTATGCAGACCTGTCTGATTTCTTCTATGTTTGGCTACGTCGCTCCCTTGGCTCCATTTATCCCACCATTTTCAATACAGTTTTAGTGCCCAAAGCTCAAGAAATGGTGGCGGATCACTTTCGGCATGGCAGTAAAGATAAAGCTAAAGAATTTTTTGAAAGCAGTCTCATCAAAGTTTTCGATCGTGTCAATCATATAAATCATCCTGATTATCCTGTCACAGTTTATTATGCTCTAAAGCAAACCGAAAGCGGTTCTGATGATGATGAAGTTGATGACCTTGATGCAGTTGATCTTCCTAACAAGAACGCAAAAGATAATAGTCAGAGAGCTTCAACAGGCTGGGAAACTATTCTCCAAGGTTTGATTCAATCTAACTTTAGCATTGATGGCACCTGGCCCCTTCGTACTGAGTTGAGTAACCGCATGAGAGGACAAAAATCTAATGCCCTTGCCTCTTCCATTGTCTTGGTTTGCCGTCCCCGTCCAGCGGATGCGCCCAAAGCCAGTCGTAGTCAATTCCTCAAAGAACTCAAACAAGAACTACCCCAAGCCCTCAAACTTCTGCAACAGGGCAGTATCGCCCCCGTAGATTTAGCCCAAGCCAGCATTGGTCCAGGGATGGCGGTTTATTCTCGCTATGCCGCTGTCCTAGAAAACGATGGTTCTCCCCTCACTGTCCGCACCGCTCTGCAACTGATTAACCAATACCTCGATGAATACCTCACCGAACAGGAAGGGGAATTTGACAGCATTACCCGTTGGGCACTCACTTGGTTTGAACAATATCAATTTGAGGCGGGACTGTATGGCGATGCCGAAACCCTCAGTAAAGCCAAAAATGTCAGTGTGCAAAGCATGGTCGAAGCGGGAATTTTGGAAGCAAAAGCGGGTAAAGTGCGATTGTTGAGAAGAGAGGAAATAGAAGAGAGGAAAGATAAATCCTCACTCCTCGCTCCCCCCGACTGGCTCATCACTCAAACCCTGATCCACGCCCTCGATCAAAAAGGGGAAGTTGGTGCCGCTGAATTGTTGGCTAATCTGAATGACAGAGGAGCGATCGCCCGTGATCTTGCCTATCGGCTCTATAGTTTGTGCGACAAAAAAGGTTGGACACAAGAAGCGATCGGTTACAATAGCTTGGTGATCTCTTGGTCGGAAATCAGCCGTTTAGCTTTAGAAATGAACCAGCGTAATGTCCAGACTGCTTTGTTCTAA
- a CDS encoding Uma2 family endonuclease: protein MVALKLKPTLELTDAVFEQLCRQNPDLRLERTAQGELIAMAPAGSETGYQNLSLSAQLWQWNRQTKLGVAFDSSAGFTLPNGAIRSPDAAWINASRWNALTAAQRRRFAPLCPDFVLELKSPSDDLSTLQAKLQEYMENGAQLGWLVDPETCQVYCYLPGQTVQVCNRPDTLAGDPVLPNFTMDFTLIWNSH, encoded by the coding sequence ATGGTCGCTCTGAAATTAAAACCCACCTTAGAACTCACCGATGCAGTTTTTGAACAACTCTGTCGGCAGAACCCTGACCTACGCCTAGAGCGCACCGCCCAAGGAGAATTGATCGCTATGGCACCCGCTGGCAGTGAAACTGGATACCAAAATTTGAGTCTCAGTGCCCAGCTTTGGCAATGGAACCGACAAACTAAACTAGGTGTAGCCTTTGACTCTTCCGCTGGCTTTACTTTGCCCAATGGAGCTATCCGCTCGCCCGATGCCGCTTGGATTAACGCATCTCGTTGGAATGCCCTCACAGCCGCACAACGCCGCCGTTTTGCACCCCTCTGTCCCGATTTTGTTTTGGAACTCAAATCCCCCAGCGATGACTTGTCCACCCTACAAGCCAAGCTACAAGAATACATGGAAAATGGCGCACAATTAGGATGGTTAGTTGATCCCGAAACCTGCCAAGTTTACTGCTATCTCCCCGGGCAGACCGTACAAGTGTGTAACCGCCCTGATACCCTCGCTGGTGATCCTGTCCTGCCTAACTTTACAATGGATTTTACCCTGATCTGGAATTCCCACTAA
- a CDS encoding type II toxin-antitoxin system HicB family antitoxin yields the protein MKLKVIVHEAEEGGFWAEVPAIPGCATQGDSFEELLTNLYEAIEGCLSVDIEAPATSEKSRIMEIAV from the coding sequence ATGAAGTTAAAAGTTATAGTGCATGAAGCTGAAGAGGGTGGTTTTTGGGCGGAAGTACCAGCTATTCCTGGCTGTGCAACCCAGGGGGATAGCTTTGAAGAGTTGCTGACAAATCTTTATGAAGCGATCGAGGGTTGTTTGTCCGTGGACATTGAAGCCCCTGCTACTTCTGAAAAAAGCAGAATTATGGAAATTGCTGTGTGA
- a CDS encoding HEPN domain-containing protein, translated as MSVPSPEQIGLVQRWWQYATEDLQAAELLMQNNPEVPRHICAFAQQSAEKALKTALVLEQIDFPKTHDLDLLKNLLPDSWGVKHNYPQLGILTDWFVVSRYPILRENLTEANAREAIELARGIWQSILQDLLTRQIPLEV; from the coding sequence ATGAGTGTCCCCAGTCCTGAACAAATAGGGCTAGTCCAGCGGTGGTGGCAATACGCCACAGAGGATTTGCAGGCGGCAGAGCTATTGATGCAAAACAATCCTGAAGTGCCCCGCCATATCTGCGCTTTTGCCCAGCAGTCGGCAGAAAAAGCTCTGAAAACAGCATTGGTCTTAGAGCAAATTGATTTTCCGAAAACTCACGATCTTGATCTTCTGAAGAATCTTCTGCCAGATAGTTGGGGAGTGAAACATAACTACCCGCAGTTGGGAATACTCACGGACTGGTTCGTTGTGTCCCGCTATCCGATATTGAGGGAAAACTTAACTGAAGCTAATGCTAGGGAAGCTATAGAATTGGCGAGAGGAATTTGGCAGTCTATTCTCCAAGATTTGCTGACACGGCAGATTCCACTTGAGGTCTAG
- a CDS encoding nucleotidyltransferase domain-containing protein yields MCNRIIKHFAPLKIILFGSYARGEVTPHSDIDLLIVFSTVDNKRQKTLDILALLSDLPIPKDIVVTTPEEIQAYGHLVGTILRPALCEGKMLYECPQS; encoded by the coding sequence ATGTGTAATCGCATCATCAAGCACTTTGCCCCCCTAAAAATCATCTTGTTTGGCTCCTATGCTAGAGGCGAAGTTACTCCTCACAGCGACATTGATCTCCTGATAGTATTTTCCACTGTGGATAATAAACGGCAGAAGACTTTGGATATTCTTGCCTTACTCAGCGATTTACCTATCCCCAAAGATATTGTGGTGACAACGCCAGAAGAAATTCAAGCCTATGGGCATCTGGTCGGCACGATTCTACGACCTGCTCTGTGCGAAGGGAAAATGCTTTATGAGTGTCCCCAGTCCTGA
- a CDS encoding DUF1156 domain-containing protein — translation MKKKLIEAALPLEAINMESAREKSIRHGHPSTLHLWWARRPLAACRAVLWASLVDDPYQLG, via the coding sequence ATGAAAAAAAAGCTGATTGAAGCTGCCCTACCCCTAGAAGCCATCAACATGGAGTCGGCACGGGAAAAGTCTATCCGTCATGGGCATCCCTCTACCTTGCATTTGTGGTGGGCACGCAGACCTTTGGCGGCTTGTCGGGCGGTATTGTGGGCTTCCCTAGTGGATGATCCTTACCAGTTGGGCTGA
- a CDS encoding Uma2 family endonuclease: MVALQLKPILELTDAVFEQLCRQNPDLRLERTAQGELIAMAPAGSETGYYNADLLGQLWQWNRQKRLGIVLDSSAGFTLPNGAIRSPDAAWINASRWNALTAAQRRRFAPLCPDFVLELKSPSDDLSTLQAKLQEYMENGAQLGWLIDPETCQVYCYRPGQTVQVCDRPNTLSADPVLPNFTMDFTLIWS; the protein is encoded by the coding sequence ATGGTTGCTCTGCAATTAAAACCCATCCTAGAACTCACCGATGCAGTTTTTGAACAACTCTGTCGGCAGAACCCTGACCTACGCCTAGAGCGCACCGCCCAAGGAGAATTGATCGCTATGGCACCCGCTGGCAGTGAAACTGGATATTACAACGCCGACTTGCTTGGTCAACTGTGGCAATGGAATCGCCAGAAGCGACTGGGAATAGTACTGGATTCATCCGCTGGTTTTACCCTGCCCAATGGAGCTATCCGCTCACCCGATGCCGCTTGGATTAACGCATCTCGTTGGAATGCCCTCACAGCCGCACAACGCCGCCGTTTTGCGCCCCTCTGTCCCGATTTTGTTTTGGAACTCAAATCCCCCAGCGATGACTTGTCCACCCTACAAGCCAAGCTACAAGAATACATGGAAAATGGCGCACAATTAGGATGGTTAATTGATCCCGAAACCTGCCAAGTTTACTGCTATCGCCCCGGGCAGACCGTACAAGTGTGCGATCGTCCTAATACCCTCTCTGCCGATCCTGTCCTGCCTAACTTTACAATGGATTTTACCCTAATTTGGAGTTAA
- a CDS encoding Uma2 family endonuclease, whose product MVTLQLRQLDVPLGQRLLIHDLDWSEFEAILTELGEKRSFRIAYSDGTLEIRMPLPKHERQKSILGDIVKILLEELEIDCECFGSTTFKLKEMNFGIEPDECFYIQNHATMIGKDRLDLLVDPPPDLAIEVDVTSTTQITAYTRLGVPELWVYDGTGLKIYLLQSGEYQESTVSPTFPHLPILEWVSEVLAQSQAIGRSPALRSLRQRIRTLQGSKP is encoded by the coding sequence ATGGTTACCCTGCAACTACGCCAACTAGATGTTCCCCTCGGTCAACGACTGTTAATCCATGACCTAGACTGGTCAGAATTTGAAGCTATTTTGACAGAATTAGGCGAAAAGCGATCGTTTCGGATTGCCTACAGCGATGGAACTTTGGAGATTAGAATGCCCCTACCCAAACACGAACGACAAAAATCCATACTTGGCGATATTGTTAAAATCTTATTAGAGGAATTAGAAATTGATTGTGAATGCTTTGGCTCAACCACATTTAAACTAAAAGAGATGAACTTTGGCATTGAGCCAGATGAGTGTTTTTACATCCAAAATCATGCAACTATGATTGGCAAAGACCGCCTAGATTTACTTGTTGATCCGCCCCCCGACCTTGCGATTGAGGTTGATGTGACCTCCACAACCCAGATCACAGCCTACACCCGCTTAGGAGTACCCGAACTTTGGGTTTATGATGGCACAGGATTGAAAATCTATCTTTTGCAATCAGGAGAATATCAAGAGTCCACTGTTAGTCCTACCTTTCCCCATCTGCCAATTTTAGAATGGGTATCAGAAGTACTGGCACAAAGTCAGGCAATCGGTCGCAGTCCCGCCCTGCGTTCCCTACGGCAAAGGATTAGAACATTGCAAGGGTCAAAACCTTGA
- a CDS encoding type II toxin-antitoxin system VapC family toxin, producing the protein MIILDTHIWVWWVNDSPQLTKRLRELITIHQSSSLGVNIFSCWEVAKLVEKGRMELTGSVNEWLNIAISYPGVQLLDLTLPIVIQSTQLVGFHNDPADQIIVATAQVYDCPLLTMDAKIVNYPHVKILK; encoded by the coding sequence GTGATTATTTTAGATACTCACATTTGGGTGTGGTGGGTCAATGACAGCCCTCAGTTAACGAAGCGACTGCGGGAGTTAATTACTATACATCAATCAAGCAGTTTAGGAGTTAACATCTTTTCTTGCTGGGAAGTTGCCAAGCTAGTAGAAAAGGGTCGTATGGAATTGACTGGCTCAGTCAATGAATGGCTAAATATAGCAATTTCTTACCCCGGAGTACAACTGCTGGATTTGACCTTGCCGATCGTGATTCAATCTACGCAACTTGTAGGATTTCACAATGATCCAGCGGATCAAATTATTGTGGCAACAGCACAAGTTTATGACTGTCCACTCTTGACGATGGATGCCAAGATTGTTAACTATCCCCATGTTAAAATTCTGAAGTAA